GGCGAGCTCGGCGGCGGCGCGGCTGTCGTAGTCGGCGGAGAAGCCGCAGCGTGGTGCCGTGCAGGCGGCAGTGTGCTTCTCTCGGCCACGGCCGTCGTAGGAGGTGCCGACCTGTACGGGGCCGATGCGGGTGACGGAGCGGAAACGGCGGTTGGCGCTCATGGTTCTCCTCTCAGATCTGGGCGGCGATGGCGTCGGCCATCGGCGGAGG
The genomic region above belongs to Streptomyces marianii and contains:
- a CDS encoding mobile element transfer protein, with translation MSANRRFRSVTRIGPVQVGTSYDGRGREKHTAACTAPRCGFSADYDSRAAAELAARTHRCPVR